A single Tenacibaculum sp. 190524A02b DNA region contains:
- a CDS encoding TIGR03643 family protein yields the protein MRNLDSFNQREIDRIIEMAWEDRTTFEAINIQFKLNEKEVTRLMRKNISLSSFKLWRKRVKGRKTKHELKRVSGIKRFKCSRQRTISNNSISKR from the coding sequence ATGAGAAATTTAGATTCATTTAATCAAAGAGAGATAGATAGAATAATAGAAATGGCTTGGGAAGATAGAACAACTTTTGAAGCTATTAATATTCAATTCAAATTAAACGAAAAAGAAGTGACAAGGTTAATGAGAAAAAATATAAGCTTGTCAAGTTTTAAATTATGGAGAAAAAGAGTAAAAGGAAGAAAAACTAAACATGAATTAAAGAGAGTATCTGGAATAAAGAGATTTAAATGTTCAAGGCAAAGAACAATAAGCAATAATAGTATATCTAAGAGGTAA